A window of Nicotiana tabacum cultivar K326 chromosome 24, ASM71507v2, whole genome shotgun sequence contains these coding sequences:
- the LOC107759414 gene encoding phospholipid-transporting ATPase 3 isoform X2, producing MAGGWRGSGSADGTTAMRNRIASSKNIRLGKVQPQAPGHRTVFCNDRDANALAKFKGNSVSTTKYDIITFLPKGLFEQFRRVANLYFLMISILSCTPVSPVSPITNVLPLSLVLLVSLVKEAWEDWKRFQNDLSINNSSIDVLQDQNWVSVPWKKLQVGDIVRVKQDQFFPADLLVLASTNPDGVCYTETANLDGETNLKIRKALEKTWDYVTPDKVSEFKGEVQCEQPNNSLYTFAGNLIIQKQTLPLGPNQLLLRGCSLRNTEYIVGAVIFSGHETKVMMNAMKIPSKRSSLEKKLDKLILTLFSVLFSMCLLGAIGSGIFINKKYYYLRFESSADAQSNPDNRFVVAALTMFTLITLYSPIIPISLYVSVEMIKFIQSTKFINNDLHMYHAESNTPAQARTSNLNEELGQVEYIFSDKTGTLTRNLMEFFKCSIGGEIYGSGITEIEMGTAQRSGMRVEVQKSSNEAREKGFNFDDARLMRGAWRNESNPDACKEFFRCLAICHTVLPEGEETPEKIRYQAASPDEAALVAAAKNFGFFFYKRTPTLIYVRESHVEKMGKVQDIPYEILNVLEFNSTRKRQSVVCRYPDGRLVLYCKGADNVIYERLHDGDNDLKKRTREHLEQFGAAGLRTLCLAYRDLTPYVYESWNEKFIQAKSSLREREKKLDEVAELIEKDLVLIGCTAIEDKLQEGVPACIETLSRAGIKIWVLTGDKLETAINIAYACNLINNSMKQFVISSETDEIREVEDRGDQVELARFMKDTVKNELRKCYDEAQEFLHSASGPKLALVIDGKCLMYALDPSLRVMLLNLSLNCSAVVCCRVSPLQKAQVTSLVRKGAQRITLSIGDGANDVSMIQAAHVGVGISGQEGMQAVMSSDFAIAQFRFLTDLLLVHGRWSYLRICKVVTYFFYKNLMFTLTQFWFTFRTGFSGQRFYDDWFQSLYNVIFTALPVIILGLFEKDVSASLSKKYPELYREGIRNTFFKWRVVATWAFFAVYQSLVLYNFVISSSTKGMNSSGRMFGLWDVSTMAYTCVVVTVNLRLLMMCNTITRWHHISVGGSILLWFIFVFIYSGIHLHKEQEGIYLVIFVLMGTFYFYLTLLLVPVAALFVDFLYQGAQRWFFPYDYQIVQEIHKHEIDNSRVGLLEIRNELSPDEARRYAIMQLPGQKSKHTGFAFDSPGYESFFASQAGVLAPQKAWDVARRASMKTRPKAPRKG from the exons ATGGCGGGGGGATGGAGAGGATCTGGATCGGCGGATGGAACGACGGCGATGAGGAACCGAATCGCATCTTCTAAGAATATTCGTTTGGGTAAAGTACAGCCACAAGCGCCTGGTCATCGAACCGTGTTTTGTAATGATCGTGATGCCAATGCTCTCGCCAAATTCAag gGAAATTCTGTGTCGActacaaagtatgacatcataacATTCTTGCCAAAGGGGTTATTTGAACAG TTCAGGCGGGTGGCTAATCTGTATTTCCTTATGATCTCAATTTTGTCGTGCACTCCGGTCAG TCCTGTAAGTCCAATAACGAATGTGCTTCCTTTGAGCTTGGTGCTTCTTGTCTCTCTTGTTAAGGAGGCTTGGGAGGATTGG AAGCGTTTTCAGAATGACTTGTCAATTAACAATTCTTCTATAGACGTGTTGCAAGATCAAAATTGGGTTTCTGTACCTTGGAAGAAGCTGCAGGTTGGAGACATTGTGAGA GTTAAGCAGGATCAGTTCTTTCCAGCAGATCTTCTTGTTCTTGCCAGCACAAACCCTGATGGTGTCTGCTACACTGAG ACCGCAAATTTGGATGGCGAAACTAATTTAAAGATCAGAAAAGCACTAGAGAAAACCTGGGATTATGTGACTCCCGATAAAGTTTCTGAATTTAAAG GAGAAGTACAGTGTGAGCAACCTAATAACTCATTATACACTTTCGCTGGCAATCTGATAATTCAAAAACAAACCTTGCCACTCGGTCCAAATCAACTTCTATTAAGG GGCTGCAGTCTGAGAAACACAGAGTACATTGTTGGAGCTGTCATTTTTTCAGGGCATGAAACAAAG GTTATGATGAACGCTATGAAGATTCCTTCCAAGAGAAGCTCCTTGGAGAAGAAACTTGATAAACTTATTCTGACTCTTTTTAGTGTTCTCTTCAGCATGTGTCTATTGGGAGCTATAGGCAG TGGTATCTTCATAAATaagaaatattattatttacgGTTTGAAAGCAGTGCAGATGCACAATCCAATCCTGACAATAGATTTGTG GTTGCTGCTTTGACCATGTTCACCTTAATCACTCTGTATTCACCGATTATTCCCATCTCTCTCTATGTTTCTGTTGAG ATGATTAAGTTTATTCAGTCCACAAAATTTATCAACAATGATTTACACATGTACCATGCTGAGAGTAACACCCCTGCACAAGCAAGGACATCTAATTTGAACGAGGAACTTGGGCAG GTGGAATACATATTTTCTGACAAAACTGGAACTCTAACGAGGAACTTAATGGAGTTTTTCAAGTGTTCAATTGGAGGAGAGATATATGGCAGTGGTATTACTGAAATTGAGATGGGAACTGCACAAAGAAGTGGAATGAGAGTTGAG GTCCAAAAATCATCAAACGAGGCACGTGAAAAAGGTTTCAATTTTGATGATGCTCGGCTGATGCGAGGTGCCTGGAGGAATGAATCTAATCCTGATGCATGCAAG GAATTCTTCAGATGCCTTGCAATATGCCATACCGTGCTGCCTGAAGGTGAAGAGACCCCAGAAAAAATACGATATCAGGCAGCTTCTCCTGATGAAGCCGCTCTGGTTGCAGCAGCAAAGAACTTTGGCTTCTTCTTTTACAA GCGTACTCCAACATTGATTTATGTGCGTGAATCACACGTTGAGAAGATGGGAAAGGTTCAAGATATACCCTATGAGATTTTGAATGTCCTTGAATTCAACAG TACGAGAAAGCGTCAGTCTGTTGTATGTCGCTATCCTGATGGCAGATTGGTACTCTATTGCAAG GGTGCAGATAATGTTATTTATGAGAGGTTGCATGATGGAGACaatgatttgaagaaaagaaCGAGGGAGCACTTGGAGCAATTTGGTGCTGCTGGACTTCGTACACTTTGCTTGGCTTACAGAGATCTAACCCCATATGTGTATGAAAGTTGGAACGAAAAATTCATTCAAGCAAAATCTTCTCTTCGAGAACGAGAGAAGAAATTGGATGAG GTGGCAGAACTGATAGAAAAGGATCTTGTTTTGATTGGATGCACTGCTATAGAAGACAAGCTTCAAGAAGGTGTACCTGCCTGCATAGAGACTCTTTCAAGGGCTGGAATTAAGATTTGGGTGCTAACTGGGGATAAACTGGAAACAGCAATAAACATTGCTTATG CATGCAATTTGATCAATAACAGCATGAAACAATTTGTTATTAGCTCAGAAACTGATGAAATCAGAGAAGTGGAAGATAGA GGTGACCAAGTGGAGCTTGCTCGTTTTATGAAAGACACAGTCAAGAATGAGCTccggaaatgttatgacgaagCACAAGAGTTTCTCCATTCGGCATCTGGACCAAAGTTAGCACTAGTAATTGATGGGAAGTGCTTAATGTATGCCTTAGACCCCAGTCTTCGTGTAATGTTGTTGAATTTGAGCTTGAATTGCAGTGCAGTGGTTTGCTGTCGTGTTTCTCCTTTACAGAAAGCTCAG GTAACCAGCTTGGTTAGGAAGGGGGCACAGAGAATTACTCTTAGTATTGGTGATGGTGCTAATGATGTGAGTATGATTCAAGCTGCTCATGTTGGTGTTGGAATAAGTGGACAGGAGGGAATGCAAGCAGTCATGTCTAGTGATTTTGCAATAGCTCAGTTCCGCTTTCTCACCGATTTATTGCTTGTCCATGGGCGCTGGTCATATCTTAGAATATGCAAG GTGGTGACATATTTCTTTTACAAGAATCTGATGTTTACACTGACTCAGTTTTGGTTTACCTTCCGCACTGGATTCTCTGGTCAGAGGTTCTATGATGATTGGTTCCAGTCTCTCTACAATGTGATCTTCACAGCGCTTCCTGTTATTATTCTTGGGCTTTTTGAGAAG GATGTCAGTGCATCTCTCTCCAAGAAATATCCCGAGTTATACAGGGAAGGAATTAGAAATACATTCTTCAAGTGGAGAGTTGTGGCTACCTGGGCTTTTTTTGCAGTTTATCAATCATTAGTCTTGTATAATTTCGTAATTTCTTCGAGTACAAAGGGCATGAATTCATCTGGCAGGATGTTTGGCCTATGGGATGTCAGTACAATGGCCTACACTTGTGTTGTTGTAACTGTCAATTTGCGTCTCCTTATGATGTGCAACACAATTACAAGATGGCATCACATTAGTGTTGGAGGGAGTATATTATTATGGTTCATTTTCGTCTTTATCTACTCGGGTATCCACTTGCATAAAGAGCAG GAGGGTATCTATTTAGTCATCTTTGTCCTGATGGGCACATTTTATTTCTACCTCACGCTGCTGCTTGTACCAGTTGCTGCACTTTTTGTCGACTTCCTATATCAGGG GGCTCAAAGATGGTTTTTCCCATATGATTATCAGATTGTTCAGGAAATTCACAAGCACGAGATTGACAATAGCAGGGTTGGGTTATTGGAGATTCGTAACGAGCTTTCTCCAGATGAAGCAAGGAGATATGCCATAATGCAACTACCTGGACAGAAATCGAAGCATACTGGTTTCGCCTTTGATTCACCCGGTTACGAGTCCTTTTTTGCGTCTCAGGCTGGTGTCTTGGCACCTCAAAAGGCGTGGGATGTGGCTCGGAGAGCAAGCATGAAAACACGGCCAAAGGCACCTAGAAAGGGCTGA
- the LOC107759414 gene encoding phospholipid-transporting ATPase 3 isoform X1: MAGGWRGSGSADGTTAMRNRIASSKNIRLGKVQPQAPGHRTVFCNDRDANALAKFKGNSVSTTKYDIITFLPKGLFEQFRRVANLYFLMISILSCTPVSPVSPITNVLPLSLVLLVSLVKEAWEDWKRFQNDLSINNSSIDVLQDQNWVSVPWKKLQVGDIVRLAILVQVKQDQFFPADLLVLASTNPDGVCYTETANLDGETNLKIRKALEKTWDYVTPDKVSEFKGEVQCEQPNNSLYTFAGNLIIQKQTLPLGPNQLLLRGCSLRNTEYIVGAVIFSGHETKVMMNAMKIPSKRSSLEKKLDKLILTLFSVLFSMCLLGAIGSGIFINKKYYYLRFESSADAQSNPDNRFVVAALTMFTLITLYSPIIPISLYVSVEMIKFIQSTKFINNDLHMYHAESNTPAQARTSNLNEELGQVEYIFSDKTGTLTRNLMEFFKCSIGGEIYGSGITEIEMGTAQRSGMRVEVQKSSNEAREKGFNFDDARLMRGAWRNESNPDACKEFFRCLAICHTVLPEGEETPEKIRYQAASPDEAALVAAAKNFGFFFYKRTPTLIYVRESHVEKMGKVQDIPYEILNVLEFNSTRKRQSVVCRYPDGRLVLYCKGADNVIYERLHDGDNDLKKRTREHLEQFGAAGLRTLCLAYRDLTPYVYESWNEKFIQAKSSLREREKKLDEVAELIEKDLVLIGCTAIEDKLQEGVPACIETLSRAGIKIWVLTGDKLETAINIAYACNLINNSMKQFVISSETDEIREVEDRGDQVELARFMKDTVKNELRKCYDEAQEFLHSASGPKLALVIDGKCLMYALDPSLRVMLLNLSLNCSAVVCCRVSPLQKAQVTSLVRKGAQRITLSIGDGANDVSMIQAAHVGVGISGQEGMQAVMSSDFAIAQFRFLTDLLLVHGRWSYLRICKVVTYFFYKNLMFTLTQFWFTFRTGFSGQRFYDDWFQSLYNVIFTALPVIILGLFEKDVSASLSKKYPELYREGIRNTFFKWRVVATWAFFAVYQSLVLYNFVISSSTKGMNSSGRMFGLWDVSTMAYTCVVVTVNLRLLMMCNTITRWHHISVGGSILLWFIFVFIYSGIHLHKEQEGIYLVIFVLMGTFYFYLTLLLVPVAALFVDFLYQGAQRWFFPYDYQIVQEIHKHEIDNSRVGLLEIRNELSPDEARRYAIMQLPGQKSKHTGFAFDSPGYESFFASQAGVLAPQKAWDVARRASMKTRPKAPRKG; the protein is encoded by the exons ATGGCGGGGGGATGGAGAGGATCTGGATCGGCGGATGGAACGACGGCGATGAGGAACCGAATCGCATCTTCTAAGAATATTCGTTTGGGTAAAGTACAGCCACAAGCGCCTGGTCATCGAACCGTGTTTTGTAATGATCGTGATGCCAATGCTCTCGCCAAATTCAag gGAAATTCTGTGTCGActacaaagtatgacatcataacATTCTTGCCAAAGGGGTTATTTGAACAG TTCAGGCGGGTGGCTAATCTGTATTTCCTTATGATCTCAATTTTGTCGTGCACTCCGGTCAG TCCTGTAAGTCCAATAACGAATGTGCTTCCTTTGAGCTTGGTGCTTCTTGTCTCTCTTGTTAAGGAGGCTTGGGAGGATTGG AAGCGTTTTCAGAATGACTTGTCAATTAACAATTCTTCTATAGACGTGTTGCAAGATCAAAATTGGGTTTCTGTACCTTGGAAGAAGCTGCAGGTTGGAGACATTGTGAGA TTGGCTATTCTTGTGCAGGTTAAGCAGGATCAGTTCTTTCCAGCAGATCTTCTTGTTCTTGCCAGCACAAACCCTGATGGTGTCTGCTACACTGAG ACCGCAAATTTGGATGGCGAAACTAATTTAAAGATCAGAAAAGCACTAGAGAAAACCTGGGATTATGTGACTCCCGATAAAGTTTCTGAATTTAAAG GAGAAGTACAGTGTGAGCAACCTAATAACTCATTATACACTTTCGCTGGCAATCTGATAATTCAAAAACAAACCTTGCCACTCGGTCCAAATCAACTTCTATTAAGG GGCTGCAGTCTGAGAAACACAGAGTACATTGTTGGAGCTGTCATTTTTTCAGGGCATGAAACAAAG GTTATGATGAACGCTATGAAGATTCCTTCCAAGAGAAGCTCCTTGGAGAAGAAACTTGATAAACTTATTCTGACTCTTTTTAGTGTTCTCTTCAGCATGTGTCTATTGGGAGCTATAGGCAG TGGTATCTTCATAAATaagaaatattattatttacgGTTTGAAAGCAGTGCAGATGCACAATCCAATCCTGACAATAGATTTGTG GTTGCTGCTTTGACCATGTTCACCTTAATCACTCTGTATTCACCGATTATTCCCATCTCTCTCTATGTTTCTGTTGAG ATGATTAAGTTTATTCAGTCCACAAAATTTATCAACAATGATTTACACATGTACCATGCTGAGAGTAACACCCCTGCACAAGCAAGGACATCTAATTTGAACGAGGAACTTGGGCAG GTGGAATACATATTTTCTGACAAAACTGGAACTCTAACGAGGAACTTAATGGAGTTTTTCAAGTGTTCAATTGGAGGAGAGATATATGGCAGTGGTATTACTGAAATTGAGATGGGAACTGCACAAAGAAGTGGAATGAGAGTTGAG GTCCAAAAATCATCAAACGAGGCACGTGAAAAAGGTTTCAATTTTGATGATGCTCGGCTGATGCGAGGTGCCTGGAGGAATGAATCTAATCCTGATGCATGCAAG GAATTCTTCAGATGCCTTGCAATATGCCATACCGTGCTGCCTGAAGGTGAAGAGACCCCAGAAAAAATACGATATCAGGCAGCTTCTCCTGATGAAGCCGCTCTGGTTGCAGCAGCAAAGAACTTTGGCTTCTTCTTTTACAA GCGTACTCCAACATTGATTTATGTGCGTGAATCACACGTTGAGAAGATGGGAAAGGTTCAAGATATACCCTATGAGATTTTGAATGTCCTTGAATTCAACAG TACGAGAAAGCGTCAGTCTGTTGTATGTCGCTATCCTGATGGCAGATTGGTACTCTATTGCAAG GGTGCAGATAATGTTATTTATGAGAGGTTGCATGATGGAGACaatgatttgaagaaaagaaCGAGGGAGCACTTGGAGCAATTTGGTGCTGCTGGACTTCGTACACTTTGCTTGGCTTACAGAGATCTAACCCCATATGTGTATGAAAGTTGGAACGAAAAATTCATTCAAGCAAAATCTTCTCTTCGAGAACGAGAGAAGAAATTGGATGAG GTGGCAGAACTGATAGAAAAGGATCTTGTTTTGATTGGATGCACTGCTATAGAAGACAAGCTTCAAGAAGGTGTACCTGCCTGCATAGAGACTCTTTCAAGGGCTGGAATTAAGATTTGGGTGCTAACTGGGGATAAACTGGAAACAGCAATAAACATTGCTTATG CATGCAATTTGATCAATAACAGCATGAAACAATTTGTTATTAGCTCAGAAACTGATGAAATCAGAGAAGTGGAAGATAGA GGTGACCAAGTGGAGCTTGCTCGTTTTATGAAAGACACAGTCAAGAATGAGCTccggaaatgttatgacgaagCACAAGAGTTTCTCCATTCGGCATCTGGACCAAAGTTAGCACTAGTAATTGATGGGAAGTGCTTAATGTATGCCTTAGACCCCAGTCTTCGTGTAATGTTGTTGAATTTGAGCTTGAATTGCAGTGCAGTGGTTTGCTGTCGTGTTTCTCCTTTACAGAAAGCTCAG GTAACCAGCTTGGTTAGGAAGGGGGCACAGAGAATTACTCTTAGTATTGGTGATGGTGCTAATGATGTGAGTATGATTCAAGCTGCTCATGTTGGTGTTGGAATAAGTGGACAGGAGGGAATGCAAGCAGTCATGTCTAGTGATTTTGCAATAGCTCAGTTCCGCTTTCTCACCGATTTATTGCTTGTCCATGGGCGCTGGTCATATCTTAGAATATGCAAG GTGGTGACATATTTCTTTTACAAGAATCTGATGTTTACACTGACTCAGTTTTGGTTTACCTTCCGCACTGGATTCTCTGGTCAGAGGTTCTATGATGATTGGTTCCAGTCTCTCTACAATGTGATCTTCACAGCGCTTCCTGTTATTATTCTTGGGCTTTTTGAGAAG GATGTCAGTGCATCTCTCTCCAAGAAATATCCCGAGTTATACAGGGAAGGAATTAGAAATACATTCTTCAAGTGGAGAGTTGTGGCTACCTGGGCTTTTTTTGCAGTTTATCAATCATTAGTCTTGTATAATTTCGTAATTTCTTCGAGTACAAAGGGCATGAATTCATCTGGCAGGATGTTTGGCCTATGGGATGTCAGTACAATGGCCTACACTTGTGTTGTTGTAACTGTCAATTTGCGTCTCCTTATGATGTGCAACACAATTACAAGATGGCATCACATTAGTGTTGGAGGGAGTATATTATTATGGTTCATTTTCGTCTTTATCTACTCGGGTATCCACTTGCATAAAGAGCAG GAGGGTATCTATTTAGTCATCTTTGTCCTGATGGGCACATTTTATTTCTACCTCACGCTGCTGCTTGTACCAGTTGCTGCACTTTTTGTCGACTTCCTATATCAGGG GGCTCAAAGATGGTTTTTCCCATATGATTATCAGATTGTTCAGGAAATTCACAAGCACGAGATTGACAATAGCAGGGTTGGGTTATTGGAGATTCGTAACGAGCTTTCTCCAGATGAAGCAAGGAGATATGCCATAATGCAACTACCTGGACAGAAATCGAAGCATACTGGTTTCGCCTTTGATTCACCCGGTTACGAGTCCTTTTTTGCGTCTCAGGCTGGTGTCTTGGCACCTCAAAAGGCGTGGGATGTGGCTCGGAGAGCAAGCATGAAAACACGGCCAAAGGCACCTAGAAAGGGCTGA
- the LOC107759414 gene encoding phospholipid-transporting ATPase 3 isoform X4: MISILSCTPVSPVSPITNVLPLSLVLLVSLVKEAWEDWKRFQNDLSINNSSIDVLQDQNWVSVPWKKLQVGDIVRVKQDQFFPADLLVLASTNPDGVCYTETANLDGETNLKIRKALEKTWDYVTPDKVSEFKGEVQCEQPNNSLYTFAGNLIIQKQTLPLGPNQLLLRGCSLRNTEYIVGAVIFSGHETKVMMNAMKIPSKRSSLEKKLDKLILTLFSVLFSMCLLGAIGSGIFINKKYYYLRFESSADAQSNPDNRFVVAALTMFTLITLYSPIIPISLYVSVEMIKFIQSTKFINNDLHMYHAESNTPAQARTSNLNEELGQVEYIFSDKTGTLTRNLMEFFKCSIGGEIYGSGITEIEMGTAQRSGMRVEVQKSSNEAREKGFNFDDARLMRGAWRNESNPDACKEFFRCLAICHTVLPEGEETPEKIRYQAASPDEAALVAAAKNFGFFFYKRTPTLIYVRESHVEKMGKVQDIPYEILNVLEFNSTRKRQSVVCRYPDGRLVLYCKGADNVIYERLHDGDNDLKKRTREHLEQFGAAGLRTLCLAYRDLTPYVYESWNEKFIQAKSSLREREKKLDEVAELIEKDLVLIGCTAIEDKLQEGVPACIETLSRAGIKIWVLTGDKLETAINIAYACNLINNSMKQFVISSETDEIREVEDRGDQVELARFMKDTVKNELRKCYDEAQEFLHSASGPKLALVIDGKCLMYALDPSLRVMLLNLSLNCSAVVCCRVSPLQKAQVTSLVRKGAQRITLSIGDGANDVSMIQAAHVGVGISGQEGMQAVMSSDFAIAQFRFLTDLLLVHGRWSYLRICKVVTYFFYKNLMFTLTQFWFTFRTGFSGQRFYDDWFQSLYNVIFTALPVIILGLFEKDVSASLSKKYPELYREGIRNTFFKWRVVATWAFFAVYQSLVLYNFVISSSTKGMNSSGRMFGLWDVSTMAYTCVVVTVNLRLLMMCNTITRWHHISVGGSILLWFIFVFIYSGIHLHKEQEGIYLVIFVLMGTFYFYLTLLLVPVAALFVDFLYQGAQRWFFPYDYQIVQEIHKHEIDNSRVGLLEIRNELSPDEARRYAIMQLPGQKSKHTGFAFDSPGYESFFASQAGVLAPQKAWDVARRASMKTRPKAPRKG; encoded by the exons ATGATCTCAATTTTGTCGTGCACTCCGGTCAG TCCTGTAAGTCCAATAACGAATGTGCTTCCTTTGAGCTTGGTGCTTCTTGTCTCTCTTGTTAAGGAGGCTTGGGAGGATTGG AAGCGTTTTCAGAATGACTTGTCAATTAACAATTCTTCTATAGACGTGTTGCAAGATCAAAATTGGGTTTCTGTACCTTGGAAGAAGCTGCAGGTTGGAGACATTGTGAGA GTTAAGCAGGATCAGTTCTTTCCAGCAGATCTTCTTGTTCTTGCCAGCACAAACCCTGATGGTGTCTGCTACACTGAG ACCGCAAATTTGGATGGCGAAACTAATTTAAAGATCAGAAAAGCACTAGAGAAAACCTGGGATTATGTGACTCCCGATAAAGTTTCTGAATTTAAAG GAGAAGTACAGTGTGAGCAACCTAATAACTCATTATACACTTTCGCTGGCAATCTGATAATTCAAAAACAAACCTTGCCACTCGGTCCAAATCAACTTCTATTAAGG GGCTGCAGTCTGAGAAACACAGAGTACATTGTTGGAGCTGTCATTTTTTCAGGGCATGAAACAAAG GTTATGATGAACGCTATGAAGATTCCTTCCAAGAGAAGCTCCTTGGAGAAGAAACTTGATAAACTTATTCTGACTCTTTTTAGTGTTCTCTTCAGCATGTGTCTATTGGGAGCTATAGGCAG TGGTATCTTCATAAATaagaaatattattatttacgGTTTGAAAGCAGTGCAGATGCACAATCCAATCCTGACAATAGATTTGTG GTTGCTGCTTTGACCATGTTCACCTTAATCACTCTGTATTCACCGATTATTCCCATCTCTCTCTATGTTTCTGTTGAG ATGATTAAGTTTATTCAGTCCACAAAATTTATCAACAATGATTTACACATGTACCATGCTGAGAGTAACACCCCTGCACAAGCAAGGACATCTAATTTGAACGAGGAACTTGGGCAG GTGGAATACATATTTTCTGACAAAACTGGAACTCTAACGAGGAACTTAATGGAGTTTTTCAAGTGTTCAATTGGAGGAGAGATATATGGCAGTGGTATTACTGAAATTGAGATGGGAACTGCACAAAGAAGTGGAATGAGAGTTGAG GTCCAAAAATCATCAAACGAGGCACGTGAAAAAGGTTTCAATTTTGATGATGCTCGGCTGATGCGAGGTGCCTGGAGGAATGAATCTAATCCTGATGCATGCAAG GAATTCTTCAGATGCCTTGCAATATGCCATACCGTGCTGCCTGAAGGTGAAGAGACCCCAGAAAAAATACGATATCAGGCAGCTTCTCCTGATGAAGCCGCTCTGGTTGCAGCAGCAAAGAACTTTGGCTTCTTCTTTTACAA GCGTACTCCAACATTGATTTATGTGCGTGAATCACACGTTGAGAAGATGGGAAAGGTTCAAGATATACCCTATGAGATTTTGAATGTCCTTGAATTCAACAG TACGAGAAAGCGTCAGTCTGTTGTATGTCGCTATCCTGATGGCAGATTGGTACTCTATTGCAAG GGTGCAGATAATGTTATTTATGAGAGGTTGCATGATGGAGACaatgatttgaagaaaagaaCGAGGGAGCACTTGGAGCAATTTGGTGCTGCTGGACTTCGTACACTTTGCTTGGCTTACAGAGATCTAACCCCATATGTGTATGAAAGTTGGAACGAAAAATTCATTCAAGCAAAATCTTCTCTTCGAGAACGAGAGAAGAAATTGGATGAG GTGGCAGAACTGATAGAAAAGGATCTTGTTTTGATTGGATGCACTGCTATAGAAGACAAGCTTCAAGAAGGTGTACCTGCCTGCATAGAGACTCTTTCAAGGGCTGGAATTAAGATTTGGGTGCTAACTGGGGATAAACTGGAAACAGCAATAAACATTGCTTATG CATGCAATTTGATCAATAACAGCATGAAACAATTTGTTATTAGCTCAGAAACTGATGAAATCAGAGAAGTGGAAGATAGA GGTGACCAAGTGGAGCTTGCTCGTTTTATGAAAGACACAGTCAAGAATGAGCTccggaaatgttatgacgaagCACAAGAGTTTCTCCATTCGGCATCTGGACCAAAGTTAGCACTAGTAATTGATGGGAAGTGCTTAATGTATGCCTTAGACCCCAGTCTTCGTGTAATGTTGTTGAATTTGAGCTTGAATTGCAGTGCAGTGGTTTGCTGTCGTGTTTCTCCTTTACAGAAAGCTCAG GTAACCAGCTTGGTTAGGAAGGGGGCACAGAGAATTACTCTTAGTATTGGTGATGGTGCTAATGATGTGAGTATGATTCAAGCTGCTCATGTTGGTGTTGGAATAAGTGGACAGGAGGGAATGCAAGCAGTCATGTCTAGTGATTTTGCAATAGCTCAGTTCCGCTTTCTCACCGATTTATTGCTTGTCCATGGGCGCTGGTCATATCTTAGAATATGCAAG GTGGTGACATATTTCTTTTACAAGAATCTGATGTTTACACTGACTCAGTTTTGGTTTACCTTCCGCACTGGATTCTCTGGTCAGAGGTTCTATGATGATTGGTTCCAGTCTCTCTACAATGTGATCTTCACAGCGCTTCCTGTTATTATTCTTGGGCTTTTTGAGAAG GATGTCAGTGCATCTCTCTCCAAGAAATATCCCGAGTTATACAGGGAAGGAATTAGAAATACATTCTTCAAGTGGAGAGTTGTGGCTACCTGGGCTTTTTTTGCAGTTTATCAATCATTAGTCTTGTATAATTTCGTAATTTCTTCGAGTACAAAGGGCATGAATTCATCTGGCAGGATGTTTGGCCTATGGGATGTCAGTACAATGGCCTACACTTGTGTTGTTGTAACTGTCAATTTGCGTCTCCTTATGATGTGCAACACAATTACAAGATGGCATCACATTAGTGTTGGAGGGAGTATATTATTATGGTTCATTTTCGTCTTTATCTACTCGGGTATCCACTTGCATAAAGAGCAG GAGGGTATCTATTTAGTCATCTTTGTCCTGATGGGCACATTTTATTTCTACCTCACGCTGCTGCTTGTACCAGTTGCTGCACTTTTTGTCGACTTCCTATATCAGGG GGCTCAAAGATGGTTTTTCCCATATGATTATCAGATTGTTCAGGAAATTCACAAGCACGAGATTGACAATAGCAGGGTTGGGTTATTGGAGATTCGTAACGAGCTTTCTCCAGATGAAGCAAGGAGATATGCCATAATGCAACTACCTGGACAGAAATCGAAGCATACTGGTTTCGCCTTTGATTCACCCGGTTACGAGTCCTTTTTTGCGTCTCAGGCTGGTGTCTTGGCACCTCAAAAGGCGTGGGATGTGGCTCGGAGAGCAAGCATGAAAACACGGCCAAAGGCACCTAGAAAGGGCTGA